Part of the Leptolyngbya sp. BL0902 genome, GATGGTGGGCGCTGCGGTGGCCATCGGTATCAAAGAGGTAGCAGCGGTTTTTCCCCGATGTTTTGGCTTGGTACATGGCTTGATCGGCCTGTCGCAGCAATTGATCGGCATCGATGGGGTCAAGCTGGGGGTAAAACGTAGCTCCCAAACTGGCCGAAACCTGTAGGGTATCGCCGCCCCACTGCACGGGTTGGGCGGCGGCAGACAGGATGCGCTGCAAAATGGGCTGGCTACCCTCAGGGCTCCCCACATCCAACATCACCGCTACAAATTCATCTCCTCCCAAGCGGGCTAGGGTGTCCTCTTGGCGAAGGGCGCGGGTCATGCGCTTGGCCACAGTAATGAGTAGGTAATCCCCGGCTTCGTGGCCGTGGTTGTCGTTCACCGCCTTAAACCCGTCTAGGTCAATGTAGGCCACCGCCAAGCACTGACGATGGCGCATAGCCTGGGCCATGGCCTGGTGCAGGCGATCCGCCAACAGGACTCGATTAGGCAGGCTGGTGAGGGCATCGTAGTGGGCGATGTGCTCTAGTTCTTGCTGATGAATTTTTTGTAGGGTGATGTTGGAAAACAGGGCCACGTAGCGCTGGGTTTGACCCTCGGCATCGCAGACGGCGCTGATGGTCAGCAGTTCGGCATAGACTTCGCCATCCTTGCGGCGATTCCAAATTTCGCCACACCAGTAGCCCTTGTCCGCTAGGTCTCGCCACATGGCCCGATAAAACGGAGCCTCTTGCAGACCGGATTTCAGCAGGCGAGGATTGCGTCCTAGGGCCTCCTCACGGCTGTACCCGGTGATGTGGGTAAAGGCTTTGTTCACGTCTAGGATGGTGCCCAGGGCATCGGTAATCAAAATGCCTTCGCGGGCGTGGGTGAACACACTAGCAGCCAGTTCCAGTTGTTCGTTGCTGGTGCGTAGTTCCTGCTCAAGCTGCTTGCGGTAGGCAATCTCATTCGTCAACTCCTGGGTGCGATTCTCCACCCGTTCCTCTAGGTGGGTGAGGAGATCCTGAAGGCGGCGGTTTTTGTCTTGGATATCGCGCAAAAAAGCCCGATTTTCCAGCACCGTCGCCACAATATTGGCAATATTGCTGACATAGGGCCGATAGAGGTAGAAAATCTCCTCCGCATCGATGCCTAGCAGCAAATGGCCGTACTGGTGGCGCGGGCTAGATAGGGGAAAACTCTGCTGAACCAGGGGATTGGACGGTCTCGTGCCTAGGAGGGTAGGGCTGGGCTGAAGATGCCCCATCCCTTGGCTGGGGTAGACGATGCCCTCGACACACAGACTAACTTGGGCGACCCCCGGAATTTCCCGCAGGGCTGCCCCTAAAAAAACCGCCATCGCCCCCGAATCGGGCAGCACATCTAACATGCTGGGAATCACCAAGAGGCGACCCAACACCTCAGGCCGCACCGATAGGGGGACAGAGGTAGCATTAGCCATCGAGGGGCAATCCGTGACGGGTCAGGAACTCTTCGGGCGGGATGTAGTAAGGATTGCGGACGATCTGGCCGCGCACCACCATCATCGGATGCACTTGGAGGATCTCAAACAGGGTGGCCCCATCAAACTGGTTGGCATCGTACTGGCAGATGGCCGTGAGGGGATGGGTTTCCATCAGCAAATTGAGGCGAGACTCGTACTCCACCAGTTCTTCGGCCCCGGTGATGTGGGGAGACAGCGCCCAGGACATTTCCCCCGTCACCCGCACGTTAGGCCAGTGGTTTTCTTGGCAGGTATGATGGAGGTCTTTGAGACGGCTAATCATCCCCTTGGCCGTAAAGTGGCCATCGGGGCAATAGACCGTATGGGCGGGGCAGAACATCACATGGTCGCGGTGGCGGGCGTCGGGGGGATGAATGCCAATGGACATGAGGTATTCTTCTAGCAAATCGGCATTATCCAGATCGGCAAAATAGCCCACCAACTCCTCGCTAGTAATGCCGCTGTTGGTATAGCGGGCCACCACCTCGCGCCGCTCGTCCTCATCGTTGAAGATGTAGCACATGTGGGTATTGGCCGGAAAGGGCTCCGCCGTAAACCCCATATCGATAATCGGGCTGGTGGCTGCATCGGTATCAAGCCTGACGGTCGTAGTCATAGGGTAGTCTCCTTACCCAGCGGTAAAGTGCCCAAGTTGCCTCCCCCGCTGGGTGGCAATACAACAACCGGAGAGTTCCAGAACACGATTCCCCGCCCCTGCTATCACCACCCTGGTTTCGTGCTCGTAACCCTGGCTGGTTAGGGCCATATCCGCCCTAGGGGAGAAGATTCCCTAGAAGTCGCCTTATTACGAGTGTGCCCTGTTCTGAAGGCTTGGGCTCTGTGCCGAGCGTTAATTTTTGTAGGTTCTGGGCGGTTTGCTCAGGATTATCCCGGATCGGTCGGCTGGGGTGAGCCCCCCTGGAGGAGATCAATGATCATCCCCTCCTGCGCCAAGGCCGCTTGGGGAAAGGCCGCCTGAATATGGCCTTCAAGCTGGGCGAGGTAACTATCGCTGTGGCAGGGGTTGTGGTGAAACAACAGCAGCCGCTTAACGCCGCTGGCCTTGGCAATCTCCACGCCCATTTCCCACGGGGCTTGGTGATGGCTTTGTAGGTCGGCGTAGGCCATGTCGAGGTAGGTGCCGTCAAAAATCAGCAAATCGGCGGCGGCGGCCAAAAAGAGAAGGTTGGGGTCTGCCACTGCCGCATCGGGATCGGTGTCGCTGGCATAGACCATCGACTTTCCCTGCCATGTCACCCGATAGCCCAGGGCAGCGGTATGAGGATTGAGGCTGACGGTATCAATGCTCACGTCGCCAATCTTGAGGTGGCTACCGGGCTGGATGGTGTGAAAGGCTAGGTCAGCGGTCATCGCCTGCAACGGCTTAAAAAAGTTGGGCCGCAGCATTTGCTCGGTGAGGCGCTGCTTGATGGAGGCCCCATTCAGAGCGGTGGCCCCATAGATGTGTAGATGACTGTCCGCATCGAAGGCGGGATGGAAAAACGGAAACCCCTGGATTCGATCCCAGTGGGTATGGGTAAAAAACAGATGGGCCTCCACGGGCCGATCCTGCTGGGCTAACTGAAGCCCCAGGGATCGCAGCCCCGTACCGCCATCAAAAATCAGGCGTTGATCCGCCACCTGCACTTCGACACAGGCGGTGTTGCCGCCATAGCGCACGGTATCGGGGCCGGGGGTGGGGATATTGCCCCGCACGCCCCAGAAGCGCACCAAAAATTGGGATGGGGGATGATCAGGAACAGCGTCGCGAGAAGAGTGGGATCCAGATGGAACAGCGTAGGACATGGGGCAGCATAGGAACTAGGGCGAAGGTGCAGCACCGCTGGAGGTGAGAGGGTCACGCCACAGAATAAGGGCGTCGCTGAAGGGTTGAAGGGTCGTACCGGGATAGTAGAACTGAAGGATGCGGCTATGGCTCCACCCTAGATTACCTAAATTGTAGGATCCCGCTTGACTAAGACCGACCCCATGGCCCCAGCCACCCCCCACAAAGCTATAGCCCGTGAGCACTGGGCCAGACGGCGTTGGTGCAGTGGCCGTATCGTAGATGGGATCAACGTAGAACAATAAACTGCGGGGAGCCATCAACACCCGCACAATTTCGTCCTTTTCTAGGCGCACCACGCCAA contains:
- a CDS encoding putative bifunctional diguanylate cyclase/phosphodiesterase: MANATSVPLSVRPEVLGRLLVIPSMLDVLPDSGAMAVFLGAALREIPGVAQVSLCVEGIVYPSQGMGHLQPSPTLLGTRPSNPLVQQSFPLSSPRHQYGHLLLGIDAEEIFYLYRPYVSNIANIVATVLENRAFLRDIQDKNRRLQDLLTHLEERVENRTQELTNEIAYRKQLEQELRTSNEQLELAASVFTHAREGILITDALGTILDVNKAFTHITGYSREEALGRNPRLLKSGLQEAPFYRAMWRDLADKGYWCGEIWNRRKDGEVYAELLTISAVCDAEGQTQRYVALFSNITLQKIHQQELEHIAHYDALTSLPNRVLLADRLHQAMAQAMRHRQCLAVAYIDLDGFKAVNDNHGHEAGDYLLITVAKRMTRALRQEDTLARLGGDEFVAVMLDVGSPEGSQPILQRILSAAAQPVQWGGDTLQVSASLGATFYPQLDPIDADQLLRQADQAMYQAKTSGKNRCYLFDTDGHRSAHHRRASLDQLRQALAQEQFELYYQPKVNMGTGQVLGAEALIRWQHPDQGLLLPAQFLPALAEHPLATDVGEWVIATALDQLAQWHGAGLPLTISVNLEAQHLQQPDFVARLTALLAAYPAALAQSLEIEVIETNAIKNLDRMAEVIEACQAMGVQFALDDFGTGSTSLAHLKQLPVAQVKIDQSFVRNMLRDPQDLAIIEGVIDLAQVFRRQVVAEGVETLAHGKLLLQLGCELAQGYSIARPMPAVELLTWLETWKTAPVWRRQHPLNRDDWPLLLAHLEISTWVKQLVAPSQRTSSPISPFRPTLPPGPSSRLEIWFNGPGKQHYGHHPHFHNAQKAYQALAQLGHRPLTQATSPTLNPGLSKAEIQHLRQIQRELLGYLKALGHLSHRR
- a CDS encoding MBL fold metallo-hydrolase; translation: MSYAVPSGSHSSRDAVPDHPPSQFLVRFWGVRGNIPTPGPDTVRYGGNTACVEVQVADQRLIFDGGTGLRSLGLQLAQQDRPVEAHLFFTHTHWDRIQGFPFFHPAFDADSHLHIYGATALNGASIKQRLTEQMLRPNFFKPLQAMTADLAFHTIQPGSHLKIGDVSIDTVSLNPHTAALGYRVTWQGKSMVYASDTDPDAAVADPNLLFLAAAADLLIFDGTYLDMAYADLQSHHQAPWEMGVEIAKASGVKRLLLFHHNPCHSDSYLAQLEGHIQAAFPQAALAQEGMIIDLLQGGSPQPTDPG
- a CDS encoding MEDS domain-containing protein, with product MTTTVRLDTDAATSPIIDMGFTAEPFPANTHMCYIFNDEDERREVVARYTNSGITSEELVGYFADLDNADLLEEYLMSIGIHPPDARHRDHVMFCPAHTVYCPDGHFTAKGMISRLKDLHHTCQENHWPNVRVTGEMSWALSPHITGAEELVEYESRLNLLMETHPLTAICQYDANQFDGATLFEILQVHPMMVVRGQIVRNPYYIPPEEFLTRHGLPLDG